A section of the Metabacillus endolithicus genome encodes:
- the aguA gene encoding agmatine deiminase, producing MVVQITSTPKKDGFRMPGEFEPHKGTWMLWPTRTDTWRAGAKPAQRVFVEVAKAISTFEPVTMCVSSDQFENARAKLPENIRVIELSSNDAWMRDMGPTFVKNDKGEVRGIDWGFNAWGGLEEGLYFPWHLDLHVKKKVLEIEQLKRYDASELILEGGAITVDGEGTLITTEQCLLNANRNPSLSKEEIEKKLDDYLNIEKVIWLKDGLVGDETDGHVDEIVFFIRPGEVAIGWTDDPNHSQYKILKDAYDILSAATDAKGRQLKIHKIHLPDQILLTPSESEEIDFAHNSFRRSTDVTFISTYINCYLCNGGVILPVFDDPQDAVAIETFKKMFPDREIVPVNTREISVAGGNIHCITQQQPLP from the coding sequence ATGGTTGTACAGATTACTAGCACACCCAAGAAAGATGGATTTAGAATGCCTGGAGAATTTGAGCCTCATAAAGGAACTTGGATGCTCTGGCCTACACGAACTGATACTTGGAGAGCAGGTGCAAAACCAGCACAACGAGTATTTGTTGAAGTAGCAAAAGCAATTTCAACATTTGAACCTGTTACAATGTGCGTATCCTCTGATCAATTTGAAAACGCTCGTGCCAAGCTACCAGAAAACATTAGAGTCATAGAATTATCTTCTAATGATGCTTGGATGAGAGACATGGGCCCTACATTTGTAAAAAATGATAAAGGTGAAGTCCGCGGGATTGATTGGGGATTCAATGCTTGGGGTGGTCTGGAAGAAGGACTATATTTTCCATGGCATCTGGATTTACATGTTAAGAAGAAAGTTCTTGAAATTGAACAGCTAAAAAGATATGACGCTTCCGAACTAATCCTTGAAGGTGGCGCCATTACGGTTGACGGTGAAGGTACATTAATTACAACAGAACAATGTTTATTAAATGCAAACCGTAACCCCTCACTTTCAAAGGAAGAAATTGAAAAGAAACTAGATGATTATTTAAATATAGAAAAAGTCATTTGGCTTAAAGATGGGTTAGTTGGTGATGAAACTGATGGACACGTAGATGAAATTGTCTTTTTTATCCGACCTGGTGAGGTGGCAATTGGTTGGACTGACGACCCGAATCATTCACAGTATAAGATCTTAAAGGATGCCTATGACATATTAAGTGCTGCAACAGATGCAAAGGGAAGACAGTTAAAAATCCATAAGATTCATCTTCCTGACCAAATCCTGTTAACACCATCTGAAAGTGAAGAAATTGACTTTGCTCATAACAGCTTCCGTCGCTCAACTGATGTAACATTCATTTCCACCTATATTAATTGTTATTTATGCAATGGTGGTGTGATTCTACCTGTATTTGATGATCCTCAAGATGCAGTTGCCATCGAGACTTTCAAAAAAATGTTTCCTGATCGAGAAATCGTTCCTGTAAACACTAGAGAAATATCTGTAGCTGGAGGCAATATTCACTGTATAACTCAGCAACAGCCATTACCATAA
- a CDS encoding sigma-54 interaction domain-containing protein: MSLHSEFFTAVLNHLNDGIFIADHNGIAKWLNNTSTKQLGLSRENIIGKTVEELETMGVFTPSVTKIVLKTRETTTKVQTSKGRQYLATGYLIKIEGTEHVVVHVKDVTETVKASLKLEKTEALVKQYWEQIQEMKLSQNKETNNKKIIGKSKKHVEMIELINRVASFDATVLLTGESGVGKSFSAEELHLKSQRSDKPFVKINCSAIPETLVESELFGYTKGAFTGANSKGKQGLVEKANGGTLFLDEIGELPLHLQPKLLQLLQNKTYIPIGSTEEKKADIRIIAATNQNLQVMVKQKKFREDLFYRLNVITIEIPSIKDRQDDILPLLYHYLEKFNHKYNRNVAFNKETLEQLQHYEWPGNIRELENTVERLVITAYNNLISLEDLPENIHNKSITTSATTSNKITTLQLNHQSLTEYIENIEKEMIQHALIEHGTARKAATALGITQSSITRRIKKYDIHNF; the protein is encoded by the coding sequence ATGAGCTTACATAGTGAATTTTTCACAGCTGTTCTTAATCATCTTAATGATGGGATTTTTATAGCTGATCATAATGGGATTGCAAAATGGCTTAATAATACAAGTACAAAACAGCTCGGATTAAGTCGAGAAAACATAATCGGAAAAACTGTTGAGGAATTAGAAACAATGGGGGTTTTTACACCATCTGTTACAAAAATAGTTTTAAAGACAAGAGAAACAACAACAAAGGTACAAACCTCAAAAGGAAGACAATATCTCGCAACAGGCTATTTAATTAAAATAGAAGGAACAGAACATGTGGTTGTTCATGTTAAAGATGTGACAGAAACCGTAAAAGCTTCACTTAAACTGGAAAAAACGGAAGCATTAGTAAAGCAGTACTGGGAGCAAATCCAAGAAATGAAATTATCTCAAAACAAAGAAACAAACAACAAAAAGATCATAGGTAAAAGTAAAAAACATGTTGAAATGATTGAGTTAATTAACAGAGTGGCAAGCTTCGATGCAACCGTTTTATTAACTGGAGAGTCTGGTGTTGGAAAAAGCTTTTCAGCAGAGGAGCTTCACTTAAAAAGTCAAAGATCTGATAAACCATTTGTAAAAATAAATTGTAGTGCAATACCAGAAACATTAGTTGAATCAGAATTATTTGGCTATACGAAAGGAGCTTTTACAGGAGCTAACTCCAAAGGAAAACAAGGATTAGTTGAAAAAGCTAACGGAGGTACACTGTTTTTAGATGAAATTGGGGAGTTACCTCTTCATCTTCAACCGAAATTATTGCAATTACTACAAAATAAAACATACATTCCGATTGGAAGTACGGAAGAAAAAAAGGCAGATATCAGAATCATAGCAGCAACAAATCAAAATCTACAAGTAATGGTGAAACAAAAGAAATTTAGAGAGGATTTGTTTTACCGCCTAAATGTTATCACAATTGAAATACCTTCTATTAAAGACCGACAAGACGACATTCTTCCACTTCTTTACCACTACCTAGAAAAATTCAACCACAAATATAACCGAAATGTCGCTTTTAACAAAGAAACATTAGAACAGTTACAGCATTATGAATGGCCTGGAAATATTAGAGAACTAGAAAATACAGTAGAAAGATTAGTCATCACAGCATATAACAACCTTATTTCATTAGAAGATTTACCAGAAAATATTCACAATAAATCCATAACGACCAGCGCAACTACCTCTAATAAAATCACAACATTACAGTTAAATCACCAAAGCCTAACAGAGTATATAGAAAACATTGAAAAAGAAATGATTCAACATGCATTAATTGAGCACGGTACTGCAAGAAAAGCTGCTACTGCACTAGGGATTACACAATCATCCATCACCCGGAGAATTAAAAAATATGATATACATAACTTCTGA
- a CDS encoding Zn-dependent hydrolase has translation MEITKLSINRTRLLETINISSKIGAIDNGGLNRLALTHEDKLMRNQFCEWLKAENLEVRVDDFGNIYGRRNGRKNNGPAIAIGSHLDTQPCGGRYDGILGVLTSLEVIRVLNEHGIETDYPIEIINFTNEEGARFSPPMLGSGGVAGVFTKDFIYNLKDTNGKTFEEALKEIGYMGDEENRIKLVRNFIELHIEQGPILERENKTIGIVEGIQGMSWLTVKVIGESNHAGPTPMENRKDPLVISSKMITRINELTREIEA, from the coding sequence GTGGAAATAACTAAACTAAGTATTAATAGAACTAGACTTCTAGAAACAATTAATATTAGTTCAAAAATTGGGGCGATAGATAATGGAGGACTGAATCGACTAGCTCTTACACATGAAGATAAATTGATGAGGAATCAATTTTGCGAGTGGCTGAAGGCAGAAAATCTTGAGGTAAGAGTGGATGATTTCGGAAACATATATGGACGAAGAAACGGTAGAAAAAACAATGGGCCTGCAATAGCCATAGGGTCACATCTTGATACACAACCTTGTGGTGGCCGTTATGATGGGATACTCGGTGTTTTAACTTCATTAGAAGTGATTCGTGTGCTAAATGAGCATGGAATTGAAACCGATTATCCAATTGAGATTATTAATTTTACAAATGAAGAAGGTGCAAGATTTTCACCACCAATGCTAGGATCTGGTGGGGTTGCCGGTGTATTTACAAAGGATTTTATTTATAACTTAAAAGATACAAATGGAAAAACATTCGAAGAAGCTCTAAAGGAAATTGGATATATGGGTGATGAGGAAAATCGGATTAAATTAGTGAGGAATTTCATTGAGCTTCATATTGAACAAGGACCTATTTTAGAAAGAGAGAATAAAACGATCGGAATTGTTGAGGGAATTCAAGGGATGAGTTGGTTAACGGTTAAAGTGATTGGAGAAAGCAATCATGCAGGACCAACTCCAATGGAAAATCGGAAGGATCCTTTAGTGATTTCATCTAAAATGATTACACGTATTAATGAACTTACTCGTGAGATTGAGGCTTAA
- a CDS encoding M20/M25/M40 family metallo-hydrolase: MNVSPNVANVIPGEVEFTVDIRHQDDETRNDAMERLKEQLSTLAFLHQVELTIQTPWDSNAVTFSPLITDVISETAEKLNFSFKRLYSGPGHDAKYMSYLGDTGMIFLPSINGISHNVLEKTLDDDIEKGATLLLSVILSLSTEN; encoded by the coding sequence TTGAATGTTAGTCCCAATGTTGCGAATGTTATTCCTGGTGAAGTTGAATTTACGGTTGACATCAGACACCAAGATGATGAGACGAGAAATGACGCAATGGAAAGATTAAAAGAACAATTAAGTACTTTAGCTTTTTTACATCAAGTGGAGTTAACGATTCAAACACCTTGGGATTCAAATGCTGTTACGTTTTCACCGCTTATAACAGATGTTATTTCAGAAACTGCTGAAAAGTTGAATTTCTCATTTAAAAGATTGTACAGCGGTCCAGGACATGATGCTAAATACATGAGTTATTTAGGTGATACAGGGATGATCTTTTTACCGAGTATTAATGGAATTAGTCATAATGTGTTAGAGAAAACATTGGACGATGATATTGAAAAGGGAGCTACTCTTCTTTTATCAGTTATTCTGAGTCTATCAACTGAAAATTAA
- a CDS encoding aspartate aminotransferase family protein, with amino-acid sequence MTFKQEELLTKTNFDELSNLDKKHIIHPVAVPKVHASVGPKIIFSEGKGVYVKDVHNRSYIDGVSMLWNVNVGHGRKELADVAHEQMMKMAYSSTFYGYGNEPAIRLAEKIASITPGDLNTIFYTSGGSESNDTAFKLSRFYWEQKGFKNKRKIISLRRGYHGVTVSAQRATGIDAFRNFSGSSDPDILNAKAHLTECELGDKSHPEFSGCIRSIIESEGAEHVAAVILEPIQGAGGVHLPPEGYLKAVRKLCDEFNILLIADEVICGFGRTGELFGVNNWEVVPDLMSIAKGITSGYSHLGGVVMNNRVADVIKEYDDVLPHGFTYSGHPTACAVGLKNIEIIENERLVENAHQMGAELEKGFNYLNEKHEIFTNQRNVGLLAGFDLMKDPDHNIPFEQSKQAAVSVVDECYKRGLLIRCFDFEPGMNIIAVAPPLTITKQEIEKTISILDDALASFSQKL; translated from the coding sequence ATGACATTTAAACAAGAGGAATTACTAACTAAAACAAATTTTGATGAGCTAAGTAATTTAGATAAAAAACATATTATCCACCCTGTGGCTGTGCCAAAGGTTCATGCGTCAGTAGGACCAAAGATTATTTTTTCTGAAGGAAAAGGTGTTTATGTAAAAGACGTTCATAATCGTTCCTATATTGATGGAGTTTCAATGTTATGGAATGTCAATGTAGGTCATGGCAGAAAAGAATTAGCTGATGTAGCACATGAGCAAATGATGAAAATGGCGTATAGCTCAACTTTCTATGGATATGGAAATGAGCCGGCTATCCGTTTAGCAGAGAAAATAGCCTCCATCACTCCTGGTGATTTAAATACGATTTTTTATACGTCCGGAGGATCTGAATCAAACGATACAGCTTTTAAACTATCACGATTTTATTGGGAACAAAAAGGTTTTAAGAATAAAAGGAAAATTATTTCATTAAGACGAGGATATCACGGTGTTACAGTTTCAGCACAGAGGGCAACTGGTATTGATGCGTTTAGAAATTTTTCTGGCTCTTCAGATCCTGATATTTTAAATGCAAAAGCTCATTTAACAGAATGTGAACTTGGAGACAAATCTCACCCTGAGTTTTCAGGATGTATCAGAAGCATTATTGAGAGTGAGGGTGCAGAGCATGTGGCTGCAGTAATTCTTGAGCCAATTCAGGGAGCTGGTGGCGTTCATCTACCTCCAGAAGGATATTTGAAAGCCGTTAGGAAGCTTTGTGATGAGTTTAATATTTTACTAATAGCTGATGAAGTTATTTGTGGGTTTGGTAGAACAGGAGAGTTATTCGGAGTAAATAATTGGGAAGTTGTTCCTGATTTAATGAGTATTGCGAAAGGAATTACAAGCGGTTATTCACACCTTGGTGGTGTTGTGATGAATAATCGAGTTGCCGATGTGATTAAAGAGTATGATGATGTTCTTCCACATGGGTTTACGTATAGTGGCCACCCAACCGCTTGTGCTGTAGGACTTAAGAATATCGAAATTATTGAGAATGAAAGACTGGTTGAGAATGCTCATCAAATGGGTGCTGAACTAGAAAAAGGTTTTAACTATTTAAATGAAAAACATGAGATTTTCACAAATCAAAGAAATGTTGGACTACTAGCTGGTTTTGATTTAATGAAAGATCCAGATCACAATATCCCTTTTGAGCAGTCCAAACAAGCAGCTGTTTCAGTTGTTGATGAGTGTTATAAACGAGGACTATTGATAAGATGCTTTGATTTTGAGCCAGGGATGAATATTATCGCAGTTGCGCCTCCATTAACAATTACGAAACAAGAGATTGAAAAGACCATTTCTATTTTGGATGATGCTCTAGCATCTTTTTCACAAAAATTATGA
- a CDS encoding aldehyde dehydrogenase family protein, producing MIQLHPDVITFLLQGPKQLFINGEWKDSVEGRTFETINPATEEILTEVYEAGLKDVDLAVEAAAEAFENEWSQISSYERSKLMNRLADLMERDIEILAQLDTLDNGKSINEMLSADLPNAIENLRYFAGWTNKNYGETIPVSGEFLNYTRHEAVGVVGQIIPWNFPIMMALWKIAPALATGCTIVLKPAEQTPLSAIYLGKLIEEAGFPKGVINIINGFGKIAGEALVRHPKVNKIAFTGSTPVGQRIMKIAADTLKRVTLELGGKSPNIILPDADLDKAIPGVFSGIMVNQGQVCCAGSRVFIPRHMYKEVTDQLVDYANRVTLGNGLDESTTMGPLVSKRQQEIVTSYIQKGIEEGAHLLVGGKTIESGYYVTPTVFTEVEDHMTIAQEEIFGPVVVAMPYDDLEEVIERANASSYGLAAGVWTENVKHAHKVANLLKAGTVWVNCYNITNAAVPFGGYKESGFGREMGSYALSNYTEVKSVWINLE from the coding sequence GTGATTCAACTTCATCCAGATGTTATTACCTTTTTATTACAAGGACCTAAACAATTATTTATAAATGGAGAATGGAAAGATTCAGTAGAAGGAAGGACCTTTGAGACAATCAATCCTGCTACCGAAGAAATTCTTACTGAAGTGTATGAAGCGGGATTAAAAGATGTTGATTTGGCTGTTGAAGCCGCAGCTGAAGCATTTGAAAATGAATGGTCTCAGATTAGTTCTTATGAGCGTTCAAAGTTAATGAATAGGTTAGCGGATCTTATGGAACGTGATATAGAAATATTAGCTCAATTAGATACGCTAGATAATGGTAAGTCAATCAATGAAATGTTATCAGCTGATTTACCAAATGCAATCGAAAATTTAAGATACTTTGCTGGTTGGACAAATAAAAACTACGGTGAAACGATTCCTGTCTCTGGAGAATTTTTAAACTATACTAGACATGAAGCAGTTGGAGTTGTAGGGCAAATTATTCCTTGGAATTTTCCGATCATGATGGCACTATGGAAGATAGCTCCAGCTCTTGCAACTGGTTGTACAATTGTTCTTAAACCAGCTGAGCAAACCCCGCTTTCGGCTATTTATCTTGGGAAGCTAATAGAGGAGGCTGGTTTTCCAAAAGGTGTTATTAATATTATTAATGGCTTCGGGAAAATTGCTGGTGAGGCGTTAGTTCGTCATCCAAAAGTGAATAAAATTGCGTTCACAGGCTCAACACCTGTTGGTCAAAGAATCATGAAGATAGCCGCAGACACGTTAAAGCGTGTAACGTTAGAACTTGGTGGGAAATCTCCAAACATCATCTTACCTGATGCTGATTTAGACAAAGCAATTCCAGGAGTGTTTTCAGGTATTATGGTCAATCAAGGACAGGTTTGTTGTGCCGGATCAAGAGTTTTCATCCCAAGGCATATGTACAAAGAAGTAACTGATCAATTAGTAGATTATGCAAACAGGGTTACATTAGGAAATGGGTTAGATGAATCAACAACAATGGGACCGTTAGTTTCTAAAAGACAGCAAGAGATCGTCACTTCTTATATTCAAAAGGGAATTGAAGAAGGAGCTCATTTATTAGTTGGAGGGAAAACAATAGAATCTGGTTATTATGTTACTCCTACCGTGTTTACTGAGGTTGAGGATCATATGACAATCGCACAAGAGGAGATTTTTGGACCAGTTGTTGTTGCGATGCCTTATGATGATCTCGAAGAAGTAATTGAAAGAGCAAATGCTTCTTCATATGGATTAGCAGCTGGAGTTTGGACTGAAAATGTAAAACATGCTCATAAAGTAGCAAATCTATTAAAAGCAGGTACTGTATGGGTGAATTGTTATAATATTACGAACGCGGCAGTTCCGTTCGGCGGCTATAAGGAATCTGGATTTGGTAGAGAAATGGGTTCATATGCTCTTTCTAATTATACAGAGGTTAAGAGTGTTTGGATTAATCTTGAATAA
- the rpoN gene encoding RNA polymerase factor sigma-54, with amino-acid sequence MFIVATEKSPEKNELAEMIVAEYMEAFANKRWKIISNKLSISLEEIQKVHDVIQQLEPRPGSSFSHDVPEYIAADVSVIEVDGELVVSVNDDLIPKIQFQAQYKSLLKDKEINSYIKEKYHELQWLIKSVNHRQLTLYRVAKAIVKKQRDFFYKGSEALKPLSLKDIAEELEVHESTVSRITSNKYMETPQGIFELKHFFTHSLYTSSSTAGSTTASHIKNVMKQVIDQENKLKPLSDQKIVHILAEEHSIELSRRVIAKYRDELNIPSSSKRKRFAEGVG; translated from the coding sequence ATGTTTATTGTTGCAACTGAAAAAAGTCCAGAAAAAAATGAACTTGCTGAAATGATTGTTGCCGAATACATGGAGGCTTTTGCTAATAAAAGATGGAAGATCATCTCAAACAAACTATCAATCTCTTTGGAAGAGATCCAAAAAGTTCATGACGTTATCCAACAGTTAGAGCCAAGACCAGGAAGCTCTTTTAGCCATGATGTTCCAGAGTATATTGCTGCTGATGTTTCGGTGATTGAGGTTGATGGAGAATTGGTGGTTTCAGTAAATGATGACCTGATTCCAAAGATACAATTTCAAGCACAATATAAATCTTTGTTAAAAGATAAAGAAATAAATTCATATATAAAAGAAAAATATCATGAGCTGCAATGGCTAATTAAAAGTGTTAATCACAGACAGTTAACACTGTACCGTGTTGCTAAAGCAATTGTAAAAAAACAAAGAGACTTTTTTTATAAAGGCTCAGAAGCCCTAAAGCCTCTAAGCTTAAAAGATATTGCAGAGGAATTGGAAGTGCACGAGTCCACGGTAAGCCGAATTACGTCCAATAAATATATGGAAACACCTCAAGGAATTTTTGAATTAAAGCATTTCTTTACTCATTCACTCTATACTAGTAGTTCTACTGCTGGTAGTACAACTGCATCACATATTAAAAATGTGATGAAACAAGTGATTGATCAAGAAAATAAGTTAAAGCCATTATCAGATCAAAAGATTGTACACATCCTTGCAGAAGAGCATTCGATTGAGCTTTCAAGAAGAGTGATTGCGAAATATCGAGATGAACTAAATATTCCTTCCTCGTCTAAACGAAAGAGATTTGCTGAAGGAGTTGGATAA
- a CDS encoding helix-turn-helix domain-containing protein, which yields MENILERVMLTTDEEIIYPEHLPATIKKEHLSETTTLPFIDHHIDEEHNLKKAVEQVEKRLLYKAMERCKTTYEMAKYLGISQPSIVRKLKQYSINMKEERKK from the coding sequence TTGGAAAATATATTAGAACGGGTTATGCTCACAACTGATGAGGAAATCATTTACCCTGAACATTTACCAGCTACTATTAAAAAAGAACATCTATCCGAAACTACAACACTACCCTTTATTGATCACCATATCGATGAAGAGCACAACTTAAAAAAGGCTGTTGAACAAGTAGAAAAAAGATTGCTATATAAAGCAATGGAACGCTGTAAAACAACTTACGAAATGGCTAAATATCTTGGAATCAGTCAGCCTTCCATTGTACGGAAATTAAAACAATACTCTATAAATATGAAAGAAGAACGAAAGAAATAA
- a CDS encoding sigma-54 interaction domain-containing protein, with amino-acid sequence MEKHILNMVLDKIIETSNNNITITDHQGVILRSNPNHWSIYGIKADQYLGKSVYQLQKEGILSPSIHAMVLENKKTCQILQHTKTGKVVMATGFPIFDEKGNIVCVISYSQDQTEILNLQEEYERLQRKLVSYQTEVEELREKDAEQYGILFRSQSIEQIVKTIYRVSKTDATVLLLGPSGVGKSTFARMLHANSARKNEPFIEVNCSTIPETLFESEMFGYEAGSFTGANKQGKQGLIEQAKDGTLFLDEIGELPLSVQAKLLRVLQEKKVMRVGGKEERHINFRLIAATNQDIESMVEKGEFRLDLFYRVNIIPLHIPPYVREKKIYRFYFNIMLKVLMKNTNYQRNYIQQRTTYLHNMNGREMFVSWKIY; translated from the coding sequence ATGGAAAAGCACATACTCAATATGGTGTTAGATAAAATTATCGAAACTTCCAACAACAATATTACGATTACAGATCATCAGGGAGTGATACTTCGTTCTAATCCAAATCATTGGTCAATCTATGGAATAAAAGCTGATCAATACCTTGGAAAATCTGTTTATCAGCTTCAAAAAGAAGGCATTTTATCTCCTTCAATTCATGCGATGGTTTTAGAAAATAAGAAAACTTGTCAAATTTTACAGCACACCAAAACGGGCAAAGTAGTTATGGCTACAGGTTTTCCTATTTTCGACGAAAAAGGTAACATCGTGTGCGTCATTAGCTATAGCCAAGATCAAACCGAAATTTTGAATCTACAAGAAGAATATGAGAGATTACAAAGGAAGCTAGTTAGCTATCAAACCGAGGTCGAGGAGCTACGCGAAAAAGATGCTGAGCAATATGGCATTTTGTTTCGCAGTCAATCCATTGAGCAAATTGTTAAAACCATTTATCGTGTATCAAAAACAGATGCAACTGTTCTTCTGTTAGGGCCATCAGGTGTAGGAAAGAGTACGTTTGCCAGGATGCTGCATGCTAACAGTGCTAGAAAAAATGAACCATTTATAGAAGTAAACTGCAGTACAATTCCTGAAACATTGTTCGAATCAGAAATGTTCGGCTATGAGGCTGGCTCTTTTACAGGTGCAAATAAACAAGGAAAACAAGGGCTAATTGAGCAAGCAAAAGATGGCACACTTTTCTTAGATGAAATTGGAGAATTGCCTTTAAGTGTCCAAGCAAAGCTACTACGTGTTCTGCAGGAGAAAAAAGTGATGAGAGTTGGAGGAAAAGAGGAGAGACACATCAATTTCCGCTTAATTGCTGCGACAAACCAAGATATTGAGTCTATGGTTGAAAAAGGAGAATTCCGTTTAGACTTATTTTATCGAGTTAATATTATTCCGCTTCATATCCCCCCTTACGTGAGAGAAAAGAAGATATACCGATTTTACTTCAACATTATGTTAAAAGTATTAATGAAAAATACCAATTATCAAAGAAACTACATACAACAACGTACGACTTATTTACACAATATGAATGGCCGGGAAATGTTCGTGAGTTGGAAAATATATTAG
- a CDS encoding aldehyde dehydrogenase family protein translates to MKKQLFINGEWVETESYKDLLSPYSNEKMAEIASATEEDVDKAIAAAYQTNETMAEMPAHKRASILEKVANLIEARAEEAAKIISAEAAKPYKTALGEVNRTVATYKFSAEEAKRIHGETIPLDAAVGGENRIAYTVREPIGVIGAITPFNFPMNLVAHKVGPAIASGNTVVLKPAEQTPLSSLFLADIFKEAGLPDGALNIVTGKGSVVGEKIVKDDRVKKISFTGSPAVGIGIRNKAGLKRVTLELGSNAAVIIDQGVDLDKIIDRCVMGAFSFQGQVCISLQRVYIHESLYEQFVEKMVAATKQLKIGDPLDPNTDVSALISPSDVDRALAWIEEAKQGGAKIVTGGDAEGNVLQPTILTDVDAKLKVSCQEVFAPIVLINKVSSVKEAINYVNDSRYGLQAGIYTDNIHTALMATKKLHVGGVMVNDIPTFRVDHMPYGGVKESGVGREGVKYAIEEMTEQKLVVFNQA, encoded by the coding sequence ATGAAAAAACAATTATTTATTAATGGAGAATGGGTTGAAACAGAGTCTTATAAAGATTTACTTTCTCCTTACAGTAATGAAAAAATGGCAGAAATTGCTTCCGCAACAGAAGAAGATGTAGATAAAGCAATTGCTGCAGCTTATCAAACAAACGAAACCATGGCAGAAATGCCTGCACATAAGCGAGCTTCCATTTTAGAAAAGGTGGCAAATCTCATTGAAGCACGTGCAGAAGAAGCGGCCAAAATCATTTCTGCAGAAGCCGCAAAACCATATAAAACAGCTCTTGGTGAAGTGAATCGTACTGTTGCAACCTATAAATTTTCAGCAGAAGAAGCAAAACGCATTCATGGAGAAACAATACCACTTGACGCTGCAGTTGGTGGAGAAAACAGGATTGCTTATACAGTTCGTGAGCCGATCGGTGTGATTGGTGCAATTACACCATTTAATTTCCCAATGAATTTAGTTGCACATAAAGTCGGTCCAGCTATTGCATCAGGAAACACAGTGGTGTTAAAACCAGCTGAACAAACACCGCTATCTTCTTTATTTTTAGCAGATATTTTTAAAGAAGCTGGTTTACCTGATGGTGCTTTAAATATTGTCACTGGTAAGGGTTCTGTTGTTGGAGAAAAAATCGTAAAAGACGATCGGGTGAAAAAAATATCGTTCACTGGAAGTCCAGCAGTAGGAATTGGTATCCGTAATAAAGCAGGCTTAAAACGAGTGACATTGGAACTTGGTTCAAATGCAGCGGTTATTATTGATCAAGGTGTTGATCTAGATAAAATCATCGATCGTTGTGTAATGGGGGCTTTTTCCTTCCAAGGTCAAGTTTGTATTTCATTGCAGCGTGTTTATATTCATGAATCATTGTATGAGCAATTTGTAGAGAAAATGGTGGCTGCAACAAAGCAACTCAAAATAGGAGATCCACTTGATCCTAACACAGATGTTTCAGCATTAATCAGTCCTAGTGATGTTGACCGTGCTCTAGCTTGGATTGAAGAAGCGAAGCAAGGGGGAGCAAAAATCGTAACTGGTGGAGATGCTGAGGGAAATGTATTGCAGCCAACCATTTTAACAGATGTTGATGCTAAGCTTAAAGTCTCTTGTCAAGAGGTATTTGCACCAATTGTCCTTATTAACAAGGTAAGCTCTGTTAAGGAGGCCATCAACTATGTGAACGATTCACGATACGGGTTACAGGCAGGAATTTATACAGACAATATCCATACAGCTCTCATGGCAACGAAAAAGCTACATGTTGGGGGAGTTATGGTCAATGATATCCCGACTTTCCGTGTTGATCATATGCCATATGGTGGTGTAAAAGAAAGCGGAGTGGGACGCGAAGGGGTAAAATATGCGATTGAAGAAATGACTGAGCAGAAATTAGTTGTGTTTAATCAAGCATAA